tcgttactttctgaaccttcgtcatctgcaacatttgagatgtgttagttttattttggtagtactattatggtacctttgttattatatatagacgtattgtgtctaattatttgcacattcgagtcatcacaaggtgctaaggtgtttttaacctttggtgggaCATTCATCATCCTAACCAAGTATCCTTTggacagaaggtaccgtggtggcgagggttcctatgtgggtaataattttcctgtaaccctacgcgttcggCGCGATggatgctttacttcgacaaggtatctctctttgtgggatatatttcttattatttgccttttagtgggattcattttcccttaggatccgagattgacatatgcgcagttacgCCGTGCCTttcctcatcgtcaattctgacggagggtgtctattctaaccaaatttgtatttaatcaacatgcactttttcttagcaaaaagtttcttccattgagtagttaggtttataatacctttgatcagggatagaacatggtgggccatttccccttcccttcttctcctgagtaataaccattctcttacgggtagtacttctttaggtacattgcattccaagggtgttgcaatacttctctTTTGAGactccttaggtagtatgaaccctTTCCGGCAGTATCGTGTATAATGTAAggtccgtcccatgtcggagctaactttccccactctttcttcctttgatatggtggtatttgacgtagtacgtattcttcaaccacaaagtttctaggaattacccgtttgttgtattcaagagccagccttcgttggtagttcacTATTCTTTGTAAagctacttcccgcctttcttcaaggtcatcaagTTTTTCCAGCATAAGATCTGTTGTCAGATTCTTTTCACATGCCTCTATCTTTgtcgttggcagtattatctccgttgggatgactgcttcggctccgtaggttagcaagaacagagtttctcccgtggctgcccttcttgtagtgcggtaggcccataggacattgtacAGCTGCTCGCACCATATTTTCTTCTATGCCCCCaacttcttttttaagttcattgatatcgtcttattagtggcctccgcttgtccattgctcttaggatatattggagtagacttgtttttctgaatgttgaaggtgttaaagagcatgtctatgttctttccttccaactaattgccattgtcagagactatggcggctggtatcccgaacctgcagatgatttgctcgaacaatttaaagacatctgtgtccctaattcttgccaaagcccttgcttccacccatttggtgaaataatccgtagctacgataagatatcttctttttgatgtcccctctatcaagggtccaacaatgtcaactccccatttggcgaatggccatGGGATGAAgaccgagttaagctccgtttctggtgctttaatcttcctggcatagtgttggcatctttcgcaacgccttgatacgttctttgcatcttcgtccatgcttagccaatagtatccttgcattttggctttgatttccaaagaccttcttccgctatgattgccagcttctccgctgtgtatatcatgcagtattcttctaccttcggtttgtgagaggcaccgcatcaaaggtccaagaaatgaccttctatacagtattcaatctcgtaggttgtacattgctgcctttgaCTCGAGTTCTCGATCTTCTTTGACATCtgcgggtaaggtacctttgtcaaggtactggtgaattggaattctccaatcgtcctcagcTTCGTCCTCGTTGCTTCCGTCTGACATGGGTTGATCTTTGTCAGACTCGTCGGCTTCATTATCTGGTTCTtccattccttcatcttctttttctttttctgcttccctcatggccctGGTCTGGACGGCTAAAGTTTCCTCGGTGGCGGAGgttagtccttctatcgaaggttcataaattctcccaatttgaaCCGAGGTAGCATTTTTGtccctcagcattgatgatataaattctaaggcatctgcgtgtctgttgtcttttcggcagacatgtctgaatgtgaccttgttgatatttgacgcatgctcctgtgctaTCTTTAGGTACGAGGACAGTATTGGATCCAGAGTTTGGTATTTAAGCTCTATTTTTCTAATAACCAATTGCGAGTCACTAGTCAAACAGACATCTGATAAGCCCAGCTCCTGTGCTAGGCGCAGGccgtgtatgactgcctcatattccatgatgtttttagtgtattattcgaattctaatatgaatgcatagatgagtcggtctccggtatGGGTTGTTATTACGATCCTTATACCTGCACCTTATCCGTTGGAGGAtacatctacgaatatctcccaccttcgtgagttttgtggttccaagaggtcttctggttccgacttttcttcctccattcctgggatatcGTCTATCCCTGCTTCGTCATTTAGAGGTAGGTCCGCcaagaagtctgctaagatttgtgatttctccgctttcctggtttcgaagattatgcgaaactgtttgatcatggcattccattttgccactcttccaatcttctctgtgctgtcgaggatttgacttatttgagcctttgtgaaaactcggatggtgtgtgcatcgaaatatatccttagcttttgtgtttccactactaaatcatatatgagttgttccacctttgtgtagttacgctccgctgaactgagtgtcttgctgatgtactatacgggcttttctccttgcccttggtctcgtaccaatactgcgctcacagcgtagcttgttgctgctaggtatagggtgattatttcacctggctccggttTCTGCAGGATGGGTACCGATACTAAGAactctttgatcttgtgaaaagcttgttcgcactcttcggtccatgtaaacctgcttcctttccttagtgtgtcaaaaaatactttgcatttatctgacgaccttgatatgaatcttcccatggaagctaaaattccatttagcttttgtactccttttagagtttgtggagatgacatctccattattgctctgaacctttcagggtctacttcgattcctcgtttggtgaccaagtaacccaagaattttcctgaggtaactgcGAACGTGCATttgtccgggttcaccttcatgtggaagttcctcatggcttcaaatatctcccttaggtctgagagatggttctttgcttctttgcttttgacgagcatgtcttccacgtagacctccagtattttgcctatccatggcttgaagattttgtctactaatcgttggtatgttaccccgcgttctttagtccaaaaggcatccttgtatagcaatacatgcctcgtggggtaaagaacgcagtatgctcctgatcctcttccgcaagggctatttggttatagcctgagtatccatccatgaaagatagcCTTTGGTGGCCTTCAGTTGCATTGACCATCTGGTCGCATGCTTTGTTGAGAttactaaagtcgatgcaaatgcgcacgcctccgttcttattaggaacaatgaccatgttggatatccacgtggaatatttgacttctcgtatgaatccagttgcaagtaacttttgcaactctttttctaccccttcgtggtagatgtccGCCACCTTACGTATGCGTTGCTTAAATGGTGGTATTTCCGGTCTGAGctgaaggtggtgtgagaccaaattcggatcaattcctggcatgtcttccattgaccatgcaaagacgtcTACGTACTCTTTTggtaacctttgtagttgcacctctggacccatagcctgcccatgattacattgtagggcgaaggtgcttctaccacacagaagcgtgtattggttactaagggtcctgcatgtacctgcaagacgatttatccctttggtctagagactgctccgttaaaaccatatattgtgcaagtggaagaatccatttgctctgctgtcaaacccatgcgtaggtagggttagtaaaatagcacatttaacgaactgcccccatccacgaggaccttcgtaacattccatctgtgtattggaagagtgatcactagtggatcgttgtgcatttcaacctcctggttgacgtcctttgttgaaaaggttaatggcgtggccatccattcctCCCAACTGCTAGTgtgtggtccacttagcttgaacacttcatgggattcaatcttctttctgtttcgagaTAACTCGAGTATGtcttcgagcatttcttcttggcttccactggagaaggtgatcatgttaatgtattttccatcctgaggtagttctacccttttctttgggatctcctcagtcTCTGCTGGCTGtagttgtacgtactccatgaattttccttcgtcgatgaatctttggatcacgtTGCGCAGGTGGTAGCATAAATCAGTAGTATGTCCATAGTATTGGTGGTACACACAGTACTCCTTAGCTTCCTTCGTCTTTTCTggctgctttcccctagtattagggtaaggaaagcctgactttgctccctccttgcttaggatgtgagagaaagttgtattcaacttcgtgtagattttatccataaattcttctcttccttttcctcttttCCATCTCCGTGTTTGGATCGCTTGTGTCGAGAGCTGGTCCTGCCCCcggcttcgttttgtcgcttaggtacctccagaattggttccagagagttagttCATTGTGGAGctgttgttgtctttgcttgtgccctggggttgtccttctggatttcttcgagtctgatgtaacggtcttggacaaccctgagctcgccttcggaatcgagggttctgttgtgaagctccatgaagatggctgaggttctatcaagtacgtacttatagcagtttatgctaatttctggattgactttcccaattgcttggcatgtatttttccacctgtctgtgtactgcatcagtgtttcctggggtccgatagctaaagcaaatagcctatctaaccctgcctttgttgatttgttgtacatgtatgtctccaaaaacaccgtagataatttctcgaaggagtcaattgagttcgctggtaagttgtcataccaggctagTGCTGATCCCGTTAAGCTTGCtggaaagtacctacaaagtaccacctcgtttcttttccaatgggcaaggacacgagtgtaataccgtaggtgggctgcgggatctgaggtaccgttgtatgcttggaacatAGGTACCGGGAATTTCGAAGGGATGgattccctcaaaatgcgaaaagatagTGGGTACGTGGTTGCCTCTTGtagcacttcttctagtcttgcgcctgcgtggccaTTTTTTAGGCCTTGGATCTCTTTCCGCATTTtttccatttgctccatgaccatgttcacattgtgagcatctttggaaaatgcttcgtcgtagtaggtcTGAGAGGGTTTGTATGTTGAATCCGTTTCGTCTGGATCATGATGCGTTCTCCTTGCTCCCTTAGGTTGATTCgtctttggtgggttgagatccacccttcgtcttcctgagatagctccgttttcacgcctctgttgtggagggtgagtttgggaaccttcgatttgtatgtctagcatacctttgaggttatggttctcctgggccatctcGTGTATTGCATCTTCGttttccttgttacggagtaataAAGCTGCTATTTGTAccgccatttggtcttcgttgtgggctctacctccctgaggagtgttgtcggatggatcttcagagttttccactccttcgtctacaattggcgcgtctggatctatctgaattggggttaggtttcccaaccctcgtcccgtatgagctaaggttctgggtaaccctgcgttggccgcaggtggctttgtaGTTGTAGCgtgctccggtaatggcatgcCGTAGATTGGTTGGGATCCCGATtctgccccatcccttcagcaggaataggtgatttgttaacaattgttcttcttgctatttcgctttgtccgtcctccgcttcattcctttggtttgcttgagacggcttttgggatcttcctcttgtgatagctggtcgtgagcttgttggtacatcagttggtttctgcatgccttcggcttttgttatcctgcggtcacagaaaaggagaaaaagtCTGCTACTTGGGTATCTTCGttaaaagcagcaattaatgctctgacacggaagacggctaagcagctttttcagaaaaatgaCTGAGATAACGTTTTTgacagacgggtattaaatgcttatgacacccttggaaaaaaaaccttaaaacattgaaaaccaatgaaaaagggtgtcagatcttgcgaaaaacaaggctattaaatgcgttagaagatcttttttctttaaaattcgactgagattcctctgtcagtcaaaggttctcagatctaaaatATGCTCTGTTTAAGAagggttgttttagtataaaacaaacattttggcgttttctgagtatgttttttgaaatttttttgtggATCTGTAACGAGGCacgtttttagaggctatgaactcaaaaaacatacacaaataatggatgaaCGAGTCATTAGAGAGTAAGATTCATTGTTGGAACACggatcccttcgtttcagaagatgtataagtaaaatgtaaaactgtgtctaaactcaggttcgtgagcaaaacacggtgggcgccaaactgtgactactcgttttcccctagtctacgtaatgtgtacagctctgaggatctgatactaaacagtattgatacctctgttgaactgataatgctaagaaaTAAATAATGTCTaagatcgcaataataacgaagaacacaaatataatgtaaaagcttctaagttatcatgagacacaagagattatgtggttcaacatttgtctacgtccacggggtaatgagtgattgttttgtattaagtttgagGTGGTTACAACGATATTACATGcttccaaagtaatagagagaactcaagttgaagtaaatacttaggttctaaacattaaagaggtataagcttaagactagatcttctctcctagatattgaatgcctttagtttgttggtgaggcttggtatttatagcccctcatgctccaggtatatctttgctgcctctgggtccatcatctgctgatatacctttcgtaccaatggtaccttcgtccaccacaTACCTTCTCCAGTTGTATTTCACCACCTCAattggcccacgttccttcgggaactacccaaccttagtacaggttgtaccttcgttcaccgccagcttccgccaatcgggttctgccacgccttctctccacgtgccttgattcatgcgtgtagataagagatttgagcatttaatgctgattagatgcgtcatctacctctgtcccctcgccagctgcctctttgtagactaggcttttaccattcttatcttgaccgtttatgccttctttcttgggatgagataaagtagatctgctgAGGTATACTTTTCTACTTAGGCTTCTCAGTtcagcgaaggctacacagttgaatatatgtgcggccactaagatcgtgacacgtgctccacagaatattggtattcataaTTGTTGTTTAGCTATAGCTTCTTGAATGTCATAAAGGGTCTCTGGTTCCAATAATTTCTcccttaattttttttcttattggtaTTCTGTTTATtctatttgtctttattctttcaaatTCTTTTATAATCCTATTTATTTTTTTAGCAGGCAAACCAAAAGTATTCTTTTTCAAGTCTAGCAAATTGACTCCTAAAAATTTTAAGTTTAGGACTAGACTAGTAGAAACATCTTCCTCAGTTGAAGCTTTCCAAGATTCTTTGATAACTTGgatacaagagttttcttttaaCCAAGTATCATAGAATTTGAAAACCCAACCTGATTTGAAGGTTTTATTATCTAGAGTAAGAAGAATAGGACAATGACTTGAACCAACAACTACTAAATGGGACAAGGAAGCATTTGGGAATTGTAAGTACCAATCAAAATTGGTGATATCTTTATCTAATCTTTTTTTGGATGTTTTGATTACTTTCTCTATGGCTATCCCAAGTATAATCATATCCAACATAACCTAAATCATACAAACCAGCTCTTTCAAGAATTGTATAGTAATACTCATTATTAACTTTATTAAAAGGTAATCCTCCTTGTTTTTCAGATTGGTTAAATATCATATTAAAGTCTCCTATTACAATCCAAGGCATATTTCTATGAGAAATttgtacacttatttcttctGAAAACTCCCAAACTATATTTCTGTTAGAGGGATATGGGCTACCATAAAAGCAAGTTAAGGCGCATTGCTTTGTGTCAAAGGAGGTGTTTACAATTATATTAACCATGTTAATATTTCATTGAACTACTTCAAAATGAAAAACATCAATCCAAGCCAAAACTAGACCTCATGTTATACCTATAAGGTCCACTATATGGTACTTGGGGAAGGATACTACTAATTTTTTAACTAAGGATCTATGATTTTTTGTTTTAGAAAGGAAAAGGATTTCTGGCTTTTCCTTACTAATTAAATTTTTCAGATGATTTTTGGTTAATGGGTTTCTACATCCCTGAACATTGCAAGTAAGGATTTTCATTATGTAAAGTAAATCAGAGACATGTAAATTAAAGACAAGATAGAGATACAGAACTAAGTAATCCTTAATTGTGCAtaccaaacaaacaaacaaacaaaacaagaGGACAAATTGAAACAAGTAAAGCAATTAAAGAGGTTTCAAGGATCAAGTTTAAGAACTAAACTGTAGCTAAGTTAAagtgtatatgttaaacagaggCTAGTCCAGTTAGGATTTTGAGTTTCTATAAGTTAATTCTAAGATTAAACAGATTTTATAAATGTCAGGATATAAAATGTAAATAACAGATTAAGCAAATTTCTAGACAGATTTATGGGAAATACTTGTGTCTCCTCATGTAGCTTTGATGGGGTGAGAGATGAGAAGGAATTGGGGAGATATGAATCAGCTGATATGTCTTGTTCTTGCAAATTAGAACCATATTGATCAATCGAAAAAATCTTGTCATCCTTTGAAGAGATGTTACAAAGATTAtccaaagaagaagatgaaggaaaatcAGGAATTAAGATTTTGGCTGTGAAATTGGAGTTTTAAAAGCTAATGCAATACACTCATGATCAATTGAAGGCATAGGCAGAATTAAAAAACGATGCAGTGGAGATGCAGATGAGATATAAATTTGGGATTCAAAAGAATCCCTATCATTCTCATAAGGTGAGAAAGAAAATCTTCTCCCTAGAACAGGTGAAATCGATTCTAATCTAGATCGAACTGGATTAGGAATATGTTGGAGTAAATCAGAATCAGTTAACAGTTCTGGTTCAAAGACTCGCGCCGATTCCAAGACCCGGTGAGTTTCTGAGTTACCAGAACGAAATGAATCGACAGATGACAAAGATAACATAATGTAATCTTCGGGcaaattgcaagaaaaagttttttttcctAAGTCATAATTAGACGCTTGAGGCATATCTTCATCAATGAATACAAGACCAAGAACTTTATAGGGTTTCTGATTGATTGTTACAAATTTCTTTTGGTTAATTGGATTAGAGAAACCAAACAAGAACAATTGGATTAGAGAAACCAAACAAGAAACAAGTCGTTATAAGTTTCTCGCACTCCAAGTCGGCTGAGGTAGGATTCAACTGAGACAGTAACTCCATGACTATCTAAGTAATCTTTTGGGTTCCAAGTTTGGCTTGTTTTAGCTTTAATGTACAATTTATCCTGGCGGTCATATCAACATAAGCATTTGAGAGGTTGGTAGTATTTTCAAAGTCCAACTAATCTAGGTGAGCAGCcaaacaaaacaataaacatTGGAGTAAAAgtctgttcatatttttctctaCCAACTCTCAATTTCACTTCTCCCTCTCTATCTGTTTTCAGAAGATGATCAATAATCAGATCATGGACTTGCAAAACACAGCAACCTTTCTATCAAAATCTTCAGCAGCCTCAGTAGTATTAGGAGTTCCATTAAAATCAGTATCATCATTATTATTTACATATTCAATTTCAGATTCTTGTTTGTTtctaaagaagaataaaaataaaggaataacaacagcagcagaagcagtaccAAATTCAAACTATGTAGTACCATTAGacaaatcatcaacatcatcatgtaTTACAAGACCATTAGCTGAGATCTTAAGAGACCTCAACAAGAAAGTTCCTGACAAGATCATCAAACCTGATTCCAATTGCATCATTCCTTGGTTTATAATTCTTATCCTTCTCAATTTCCTTTTATTACATCAGATCTGAATCTTTTAACACATGAAAAATTTAGTTACAAAATTTGTATGTATTTACCAAATTGGATTGTTGTTTCCTTTTTAGGTTCCATGCTAATCGTATGTTGAGCTTCTACGCACCAGGTAAACTCCTCCTCCTCCTGGATATTACCTGCCTACCTACCTACCATGTTTATAGAATTTTGAAATTACAAATCCTGCGCGACATCGGAACAACTAGTTTTCATTTTATCTAAACAATGGTGTCGAGTTTGGTCCTTAAGGTCATATTTTGAGAGTTGAATACCGTGACAAATGTGTTTAATACCAAGATAGTACCCGTTTGATACATGTAGCTTGGAtccaattattttatttctttgatttatGGGTAATGAGTTGCTGTGCTGAGTTGGGTTAAAAGGATTTGACATTTGAAGAGTTGTTGGAATAGTTATTGCAAGGATTGTTCATTAAATTAACTAATAATACAGTCAAGTATATTGGCATTGATATTCTGTGTTCTGTGGGCTTTTTGCGTTACCAGCTTGTTGTACAATTGTTATTCTGTTGATAAGCGTCttaatcttatatatatatatcaggttGGTGTGGAGAAATACGTGATGTTTTATTCTCAGAAAATGGAAATGTGACAGTGGTATATCGTGTCACAGTACGCGGATCTGATGGAGAGGTATGCCTAACCTTCCTCTGCTCTTTTCTGTATAGTTCTAGGATTATTTGCTTGTACGAATCTATGTCTCTTTTTGTCAACTTGTTTTCATTTTGATACTGCGGTTTCCATAATTTTGAAGTATGATTTGAAGGTGTAGGTCACTTTTTTGGTTACTTTAAGTGCCGTGAAGTGTGTTTATGGTTCCACCCACAGCATGTTGTTTATCATATGTTTTTATGATCCATGTGTATAACTTAAACATGAGTTATTCCTTTCAATGGATTAAAGCATCCAGTGGGCTAAAGGTGGCAATAACATAGAGTTAGGGCCAGGGGGCATAAGGCTCTGCAGGGCCATTATTCAAATTGTTCGACATATATAAATCACAGCCATACTGCCTGCTAAATAAATTTGTAAAGTCAACTGATGACAGCCTCATTGGATTGGGCTCAATCCTTGTCGTGCTGAATTTTGTTCTCTAATATTTCAGTTGTCTTcccagaaaaatggaaaaactaGGGAGATCGCAATGTTCCTTTTTACAGCATTACCAACCCTGCAATTTGGTTAGGCTATATGAAGTTTGAGCAACAATGCAGCATAAATTAAGGAAGCATACACTAAGAAACTGGATGAATGTCTATTACGTTCTTTTGTCATGATTTTCTCTCTGTCTCGACCTCATGAACTTATAGAGCTCTACTTTTTAAACTTAAAATTAAACGGACTTATAAATGTACTCTACCTGCTCACTAAAACAGGCACATCGAGAATCGTCTGGAACTGTTCCTGCCAGTGATAACATGGAGGATCCAGTTGCTGCAGCTGAGGAGTTAGCTTTTTGCAGAGCCTGTGCACGGTTTGGTCTGGGTTTATACTTGTATCATGATGACGAGACACTATAGAATAAATGAAAGGTAGCAGGGAGTTCCTTCTTGAGTAATTGACAGATCCTAATTAAGTTGAGCCTTCACTTCTTGGTTAAAACAAATGCCTGTCATGTCTCTTGGTTTCTATCTTTACTTGCATTCGGAATTATGTGTATGCATTTCTTCCAACTGTTGTAAATACTAAGATGTGTGTTGATTATCGAAAGTTGACATAGATATTTGAGAACTACAACGTAAGTGCAAGAATTTTACCTCCATTATCTAGCTCGCAGATGTTTAAAGAGATTTGatataaaaaaaatttgctcTTGTAGTTTAAAAAAGACCAACCAGCAGAACTACGCAGTTATCTCCACCCCACTTATTTCCATCCTTTTTCATTTCTAACTAAACTATGTCGAATTGGGAGAAATAAGATTAGGATTGTTACTCGTAACATAATACCATGGGATTAAACCCTCTCTAAGATATGCAATCTATCAGGTCTTTTACACGGTAAAACAATACTGGTCGTTGCTCTGTTCTGTTGGTGTTATCATCCTCAAGGTTGTAGTTGCTGACTTCAAAATAAGAGAAAACTAGAGCACTAAATTCATCTGTCTTGTTGCATTGTTGATCTTGCTTCCAAAAGATCTCTCTTCTTGGTTATCGGTAGCTGAAAATTTTCTTTGGAGTTACTTTCGAATTCAGTCTCTGAGTCAAGCTTAGCCCTCCATTTGAAAGATTCCTCCGCTCCTGATTTCCACAAGTTACCGAGACTCTGGCGGAGTGTGGGAGCTCCTCTTGCTTTTCTACATTTTCCTGCACGGGGATTTAgttagctcagctggtcatccccttCCTCAAAGGTTTCATGTGTTTCAGGAGGTCTCAGGTTCGAGTCCCTAATGGACCAATATTGCAGAATCAGAATTTgatatggaaggtagagttagcttcccCCGTTGATGACTCAATCATCCCCCTCCCTTGGTTGgctcctcatgaggctcgctggtaggctagcatggTATATTcatcctcatgaggctcgctggtaggcttgCATGGTATatatgaaatgacgagggtaccgagTACGCCATAGTCTTTTCGTATCGATCTTCAATATCAATCTGCTATAGACACACCTTGTGTAATCTTACAGAAACAACTGTCAACAGATTACTTCAACAAAATGTTAGCTTAATATATATAGTATATGTTCGAACCCGGACCAACTATGCGGTCTTATATCAAGTGGATTACAAGTgtgtttactttaattataaagataaacaatataatgcgaaagtaaagtaaatcacatgacagttttgttaacgagaaaaattgCTTGGAAAAAAACTCCCTggaacctagtccaattttgaatattctcaagattaagccgctatacaaattgATTATCGCAACTTCGTACACTTGAGACAAAGTAAACTACTCCTAGTgactcagttccttcagtatccacgtcctacaaccaatctggcatgtgcacgtgaatcccaagatggAGTCCATTATCTCAAGTTACTTCACTTGCTGTGAAGACTTCTGCTCTCAACTA
This genomic stretch from Papaver somniferum cultivar HN1 chromosome 5, ASM357369v1, whole genome shotgun sequence harbors:
- the LOC113281285 gene encoding DNA repair RAD52-like protein 2, chloroplastic — its product is MINNQIMDLQNTATFLSKSSAASVVLGVPLKSVSSLLFTYSISDSCLFLKKNKNKGITTAAEAVPNSNYVVPLDKSSTSSCITRPLAEILRDLNKKVPDKIIKPDSNCIIPWFHANRMLSFYAPGWCGEIRDVLFSENGNVTVVYRVTVRGSDGEAHRESSGTVPASDNMEDPVAAAEELAFCRACARFGLGLYLYHDDETL